A region of Candidatus Eisenbacteria bacterium DNA encodes the following proteins:
- a CDS encoding NAD(P)/FAD-dependent oxidoreductase → MAGRKVIVIGAGASGLMAAGQAAELGAETLLLEKMDRPGRKLSIAGKGRCNLTNVTPLREFIEHFGANGRFLRQAFSRFFTPELVAFLEERAVRTVTERGGRVFPASGRAQDVVDALVRWVRERGVTVQTRSPVEQLIVEGKRVVGVTVSRRRVYRGDAVIVATGGASYPATGSTGDGYQLAGSVGHTIVPIRPALVPLETAGDIAPKLQGLSLRNVTVRVLVNGKKRAEAFGEMLFTHFGVSGPIVLSLSKQVVDALRLDEKVVLSIDLKPALDESEMDARLLRDLGAHGKRQFHTLLKGLLPQKLIPVCADLTRIPPDRAAHEMTTQERKRLRTWLKDFRLEVTGHRPLAEAIVTAGGVDTREVDPRTMASRLVSGLHLTGEVLDLDADTGGYNLQAAFSTGWVAGWAAAGCMGD, encoded by the coding sequence ATGGCAGGGCGTAAGGTAATCGTCATCGGGGCAGGCGCATCCGGTCTCATGGCCGCCGGGCAGGCCGCGGAACTGGGGGCTGAAACGCTCCTTCTCGAAAAGATGGATCGCCCCGGACGCAAGCTGAGCATCGCGGGCAAGGGACGCTGCAATCTGACCAACGTGACCCCGCTTCGCGAATTTATCGAGCATTTCGGAGCCAACGGACGTTTCCTTCGGCAAGCCTTTTCCCGGTTCTTCACGCCGGAACTCGTGGCATTTCTTGAAGAGAGGGCGGTACGCACCGTGACCGAGCGGGGGGGACGCGTCTTTCCGGCGAGCGGTCGGGCTCAAGACGTGGTGGATGCGTTGGTGCGCTGGGTCCGCGAACGCGGCGTGACCGTGCAGACCCGGTCGCCCGTGGAACAGCTGATCGTCGAGGGAAAGCGGGTCGTCGGAGTGACAGTGTCCCGCAGGCGCGTTTATCGCGGGGACGCGGTGATCGTGGCTACTGGTGGGGCGTCCTATCCCGCGACCGGGTCAACGGGGGACGGATATCAACTTGCCGGTTCGGTGGGCCACACCATCGTGCCGATTCGACCGGCGCTCGTTCCCTTAGAAACAGCCGGCGACATCGCCCCCAAGTTGCAGGGCCTGAGCCTGCGGAATGTGACAGTCAGGGTGCTGGTCAACGGAAAAAAGCGAGCCGAGGCCTTCGGTGAAATGCTCTTCACACACTTCGGCGTTTCCGGTCCCATCGTCCTCTCACTGAGTAAGCAGGTGGTGGACGCGCTACGCCTCGACGAGAAAGTGGTGCTTTCCATCGACCTCAAGCCCGCTCTCGACGAGAGCGAGATGGACGCGCGTCTTCTTCGCGACCTTGGCGCGCACGGCAAACGGCAATTTCACACGTTGCTCAAGGGATTGTTGCCCCAAAAACTGATCCCGGTCTGCGCAGACTTGACACGCATCCCTCCGGACAGGGCGGCGCATGAGATGACTACACAGGAGCGTAAGCGGCTGCGGACGTGGCTCAAGGATTTTCGCCTGGAGGTCACCGGACACCGTCCTCTTGCGGAGGCGATAGTCACGGCAGGCGGCGTGGATACGCGAGAAGTGGACCCGCGCACCATGGCCTCGCGACTTGTGAGCGGCCTTCATCTCACCGGTGAGGTGCTGGACCTGGACGCGGACACCGGCGGCTATAACCTGCAAGCCGCGTTTTCCACCGGTTGGGTGGCCGGGTGGGCCGCCGCCGGCTGCATGGGGGACTGA
- a CDS encoding ATP-binding protein has translation MRLEFLDRENERSRLAGAFVRQEGSFCCLYGRRRCGKSRLLQEVLPNRSAVYYVGDEREPSLQRAALAAAVSTVVPGFDQVTYPDWTSLLVRWWRDAPRGTVLALDEFPYLVSGSRELPSILQKLIDQHKATRLHLVVSGSAQRMMHGLVLDTTAPLYGRAQEIINVGPLGAAWVSEAFKHLRGIQLLEVYSLWGGIPHYWELALDRGSNWEAVQELVLDPLGVLHAEPSRLLLDDLRETAQAASVLSLIGRGCNRISEIAARMEKPVTSLTRPLSRLLELGLVHREQPFGFSEKSSKKSLYKILDPFLAFWFRFVEPNRSRLEAGALKSVAREIERDIATHYGEVWETLVRCAVPRLPMEGIEWRPAHRWWGGGTDKNRLEVDVVAESIDGRTLLVGEARLTIDAGGLARARQELKRKTARLPFVKNYERVVERVFAAETRARRDTDLITAADVFRVLT, from the coding sequence ATGCGACTAGAATTCCTCGACCGAGAGAATGAACGGTCACGCCTTGCTGGGGCGTTCGTGCGACAAGAGGGTTCGTTCTGCTGCCTCTATGGACGCCGTCGTTGCGGCAAGTCGCGCCTTCTCCAAGAAGTACTACCGAACCGGTCGGCCGTCTATTACGTGGGAGACGAACGAGAACCGAGTCTGCAACGGGCGGCGCTCGCTGCTGCAGTTTCCACTGTAGTGCCGGGATTCGACCAGGTGACCTATCCGGACTGGACAAGCCTGCTAGTGCGGTGGTGGCGCGACGCACCCCGAGGCACCGTTTTGGCTCTCGATGAATTCCCTTACCTGGTCAGTGGAAGCCGCGAGCTGCCGAGCATCTTGCAGAAGCTCATCGACCAACATAAGGCGACGCGCCTTCACTTGGTCGTATCTGGCTCGGCACAGCGGATGATGCACGGATTGGTCTTGGACACCACTGCACCGCTTTACGGCAGAGCGCAGGAGATCATCAACGTCGGCCCATTGGGGGCTGCTTGGGTGAGCGAGGCATTCAAACACTTGCGTGGTATCCAGCTACTGGAAGTGTACTCCCTGTGGGGAGGTATTCCACACTACTGGGAACTGGCTTTGGACCGTGGCTCGAACTGGGAAGCCGTGCAGGAACTTGTCCTGGATCCGTTGGGTGTTCTTCACGCCGAGCCGAGTCGCCTCCTGCTCGACGATCTTCGCGAAACGGCCCAAGCCGCGTCTGTTCTTTCGTTGATAGGGCGAGGCTGCAATCGGATTTCGGAGATCGCCGCGCGCATGGAGAAACCTGTGACCTCTCTCACGCGCCCTCTGTCGCGACTCCTGGAGCTGGGTCTGGTTCACCGCGAGCAACCGTTCGGTTTTTCTGAGAAAAGCAGCAAGAAATCGCTCTACAAGATACTGGATCCTTTTCTCGCCTTCTGGTTCAGGTTCGTCGAACCTAACCGTTCACGGTTGGAGGCCGGAGCCTTGAAGAGTGTCGCGCGCGAGATAGAAAGAGATATCGCGACGCACTATGGGGAGGTTTGGGAGACGCTCGTGAGATGCGCCGTCCCCCGGTTACCGATGGAGGGAATCGAATGGCGACCGGCGCACAGGTGGTGGGGCGGCGGTACGGACAAGAATCGTTTGGAGGTGGATGTCGTCGCCGAGTCCATCGACGGCAGAACGTTGCTCGTGGGCGAGGCGAGATTGACAATTGATGCCGGCGGGCTAGCCCGGGCCCGACAGGAATTGAAAAGAAAGACGGCGCGACTGCCGTTTGTGAAAAACTATGAACGCGTAGTCGAACGAGTATTCGCTGCTGAAACACGGGCTCGTAGGGACACAGATCTGATTACAGCAGCGGACGTTTTCCGTGTGTTGACATGA
- a CDS encoding phage/plasmid primase, P4 family has protein sequence MNKPLLEAALRYAERGWAVLPLYDTTPSGLCGCGDPRCKAPGKHPRTPGGFHDATTNPEAIHGWWSRWPQANIGIACKASGLAPLDVDVKKSARGEESLRSLIERFGSEFTETAHVETPSGGSHYYYSLVDGIKNTNGVLGPGLETKVDAYVVAPPSKIGHREYRWTHAPETTPVLPFPDYLLSLLTERRADHKIASGLAVDEGIPEGRRNITLISLAGAMRRRGMSQVAIEAGLAAENVQRCNPPLAEAEVRSIAQSVGHYLPADTTLLAVRDYAHTETLALLFKDRYRWAAHRSSWMAWGDGVWQPATEQQMAAKAAEELRREYARRLASCTDKDEVRRLTVLANESCMYARVQGALSFLKGKEGFHTNPEQWDADPWILNVRNGVVDLRAGELRSHLPNDLCTKQALVDFDPSALGSSWLTHLERCLPNVNVRRQVQRDLGLALVGGTLDEFLPIWFGVGANGKSTTARVMQNVLGDYAKKAAPKLLVQGKNERHPTEIADLCGSRLVFSIETDEGKGLAEGLVKDLTGGDRKKARFMRGDFFEFGQTFTIVLLVNHKPTISGTDEGIWRRVRLVPWTETIPEAERRPQDEVVAELGAEGSAVLNWVLAGLQDWQRDHHWMAEEVRVATAAYRDEQDALSGFLTDSCELGPRFTAAITELHETYTAWCENVCEEPLTKRRFGELLRQRGIVQRRVGHAGSRQWVGIRLCNDVLTDADRLSISSHARDEYKNEPEHLSPSVSSARSTG, from the coding sequence ATGAATAAGCCTCTGCTTGAAGCGGCCTTGCGTTACGCCGAACGGGGATGGGCCGTACTGCCTTTGTACGACACGACGCCCAGCGGGTTGTGTGGCTGTGGAGACCCCCGGTGTAAAGCGCCTGGGAAGCATCCTCGAACACCTGGTGGGTTCCATGATGCAACGACGAATCCCGAGGCGATTCATGGATGGTGGAGCAGATGGCCCCAGGCCAACATCGGGATTGCGTGCAAGGCCAGCGGATTGGCGCCGCTGGATGTGGACGTGAAAAAGAGTGCACGTGGTGAGGAATCGTTGCGTTCTCTCATCGAGCGTTTCGGGTCCGAGTTTACCGAAACGGCTCACGTAGAGACTCCATCCGGAGGGTCACACTACTATTACAGCTTGGTGGATGGTATCAAGAACACAAACGGAGTGCTCGGCCCCGGTCTTGAAACGAAAGTTGATGCCTATGTGGTTGCCCCACCTTCCAAGATTGGTCATCGAGAATACCGCTGGACACACGCACCGGAAACCACACCTGTCTTGCCGTTCCCTGACTACCTCTTGAGTCTTCTGACCGAACGAAGGGCTGACCACAAGATCGCTTCCGGCCTCGCCGTCGATGAGGGCATCCCCGAAGGACGCCGTAACATCACGTTGATCAGCTTGGCCGGTGCGATGCGTCGGCGGGGGATGAGCCAGGTGGCAATCGAAGCGGGGTTGGCGGCGGAAAACGTTCAACGCTGCAACCCTCCCCTGGCAGAGGCTGAGGTGAGAAGTATCGCCCAATCTGTGGGTCACTACTTGCCTGCGGACACGACGCTTCTCGCTGTGCGGGACTATGCCCATACCGAGACTTTGGCCCTCCTGTTCAAGGACCGTTATCGTTGGGCTGCCCATCGGAGTTCCTGGATGGCGTGGGGAGACGGCGTATGGCAGCCTGCCACGGAACAGCAGATGGCGGCCAAGGCTGCCGAGGAGCTGCGCAGAGAGTACGCCAGACGGCTGGCGAGTTGCACGGACAAGGATGAGGTGCGCCGGCTCACGGTGCTGGCGAATGAATCATGCATGTACGCTCGAGTCCAGGGTGCACTGTCGTTTCTCAAAGGTAAGGAGGGGTTTCACACCAATCCCGAGCAGTGGGACGCTGACCCCTGGATTCTGAACGTGAGAAATGGAGTAGTGGATCTCCGAGCTGGCGAGCTGCGCTCACATTTGCCCAACGACTTGTGCACGAAACAGGCCCTCGTGGATTTTGATCCATCGGCGCTTGGCAGCTCCTGGCTGACGCATCTGGAACGGTGTCTACCCAACGTCAATGTAAGGCGACAGGTGCAGCGGGATCTGGGCTTGGCTTTGGTGGGTGGAACACTCGACGAGTTCTTGCCTATCTGGTTTGGCGTCGGAGCCAACGGTAAGTCCACTACGGCCCGGGTGATGCAGAACGTCCTCGGGGACTACGCCAAGAAAGCTGCACCAAAACTTCTAGTTCAGGGCAAGAACGAGCGACACCCTACTGAGATCGCCGACCTGTGCGGCTCAAGACTCGTTTTCAGCATTGAGACGGACGAAGGAAAAGGGCTGGCCGAGGGGTTGGTAAAAGACCTAACTGGCGGCGACCGCAAGAAAGCACGCTTCATGCGAGGAGACTTCTTCGAGTTCGGACAAACCTTCACCATCGTGCTCCTGGTCAACCACAAGCCCACTATCAGCGGAACCGACGAAGGTATATGGCGACGAGTACGGCTGGTGCCATGGACCGAGACCATTCCGGAAGCAGAGCGGCGACCGCAGGATGAAGTCGTCGCCGAGCTAGGGGCGGAGGGGAGCGCAGTGCTCAACTGGGTTTTGGCAGGACTTCAGGATTGGCAGCGAGATCATCATTGGATGGCCGAGGAGGTTCGAGTGGCTACTGCAGCATATCGAGATGAACAGGACGCCTTGAGCGGCTTTCTGACCGACAGCTGCGAGTTGGGGCCGCGATTCACTGCGGCAATCACCGAGCTGCACGAGACGTACACTGCCTGGTGCGAAAACGTCTGCGAGGAGCCGTTGACAAAGCGGAGGTTTGGCGAACTGTTGCGACAGAGGGGGATCGTCCAGCGTCGCGTGGGGCACGCAGGCTCCCGTCAGTGGGTGGGAATACGTCTGTGCAATGACGTGCTGACAGATGCTGACAGACTTTCCATATCATCCCACGCGAGAGACGAATATAAGAATGAACCAGAACATTTGTCACCATCTGTCAGCAGTGCTAGGTCCACTGGATAA
- a CDS encoding DNA methyltransferase, translating to MWWNEKRRLPAPLLGRMGEKMDMEIREVDLERLEPAPYNPREISGEALAGLAHSIDEFGLVEPIVWNERTGHVVGGHQRLKVLEETGVKSTKVVVVDLDPAREKALNVALNSRHIQGEWTEGLGAILQELKVELPELCAELRLDVLETDFQKLFPAEGYAGLVDPDLIPEEPEKPVSRPGDLWQLGRHRLLCGDSTKPETLKALMGGKKAVLVATDPPYGVAYDGNQHRRKVSPTKHGGGIVYRPILNDDLEGQKLLEFLTGAFKAAASVSTPDASWYVWHASVTRDIFIEALKSVGVEVHQEIVWVKENFQFGRADYHWRHEPCLYGWGKKHRFVGMRNQSTVWEVTRETDHKHPTQKAVELFARPMRNNALSLEPCLDLFVGFGTAIIAAEVTTRVCYAVELDPTYVDMAVVRWERFTGQKALLLRDGNLIGGGYERAREAAA from the coding sequence GTGTGGTGGAATGAGAAGCGGAGACTGCCCGCGCCGTTGCTGGGGAGAATGGGAGAGAAGATGGACATGGAAATACGTGAAGTGGACTTGGAGAGGCTTGAGCCGGCGCCTTACAACCCGCGTGAGATATCGGGCGAGGCGCTTGCCGGGCTAGCTCACAGCATCGATGAGTTTGGGCTTGTAGAACCCATCGTCTGGAATGAACGGACCGGGCACGTTGTTGGAGGCCACCAGAGGCTTAAAGTTCTGGAGGAGACGGGGGTCAAGAGCACCAAGGTCGTGGTGGTTGACCTTGACCCGGCGAGGGAGAAGGCGCTCAACGTGGCCTTGAACAGCAGGCACATACAGGGCGAGTGGACAGAAGGTCTGGGAGCGATTCTACAGGAGCTCAAAGTTGAACTGCCGGAATTGTGTGCCGAGCTTAGATTGGATGTCTTGGAGACTGACTTCCAGAAGCTCTTTCCGGCAGAAGGCTATGCGGGCCTGGTCGATCCCGACCTCATTCCAGAAGAGCCAGAGAAACCAGTGAGCAGGCCTGGCGATTTGTGGCAACTTGGCAGGCATCGCCTTCTCTGCGGGGACTCCACAAAGCCGGAGACGCTGAAGGCTCTCATGGGCGGGAAGAAGGCTGTGCTTGTTGCCACTGACCCGCCATACGGGGTGGCCTACGACGGTAATCAGCACCGAAGGAAGGTTAGCCCCACGAAGCACGGCGGTGGCATCGTGTATCGCCCGATTCTGAACGACGACCTCGAGGGACAGAAGCTCTTGGAGTTCTTGACCGGAGCGTTCAAGGCTGCAGCATCGGTCTCTACTCCCGACGCCTCGTGGTATGTGTGGCACGCGAGCGTGACGAGGGACATTTTCATCGAGGCCTTGAAGTCAGTCGGAGTTGAGGTTCACCAGGAAATCGTGTGGGTGAAAGAGAACTTTCAGTTTGGCCGAGCAGACTACCACTGGCGACACGAACCTTGCCTCTACGGTTGGGGAAAGAAGCACAGGTTTGTGGGAATGAGAAACCAATCCACTGTGTGGGAAGTGACAAGGGAAACCGACCACAAGCATCCAACTCAAAAAGCAGTTGAGCTTTTCGCCCGGCCCATGCGGAACAACGCGCTCTCACTGGAGCCATGCCTTGACCTGTTTGTGGGCTTTGGGACGGCCATCATAGCAGCCGAGGTAACAACGAGGGTCTGCTATGCGGTGGAGCTTGACCCGACTTACGTGGACATGGCAGTGGTCCGATGGGAGCGATTTACGGGGCAGAAGGCTCTCTTGCTCAGGGACGGCAATCTGATAGGAGGGGGCTATGAGCGAGCCAGAGAAGCAGCTGCCTGA
- a CDS encoding right-handed parallel beta-helix repeat-containing protein, translating to MRILVVACVLCSVLLTPLTATARTWLVRQDGSRDCTIIQACVDSAQTGDSVLVYPGTYEEHVTVSRAIYLVGQSGSSVTIIDGTNTGRCILLDRIASPGIVIKGFTIRNGELMDYPGTFETANGAGIFSRGSAGLVAECVLEYIAGKSIGCDETSAMTIENNIMRENYTTYIEPPYPVSGGGVITRSSNTVIQDNTFYNNVEADVVVQDSSPQVVRNRLLGTAQLGGIIGDANAYIAENLITGCLNPVHLSLTPVFTRNTVVNNRGTGIELDFGASPVISNNIVAGNAEGIDCHYGSPSLSCNDVWNNATNYYGCTGTGADFHLDPQFCDAAGGNFHLNCTSPCANYSGCGQVGAYGVACGSTAVEETTWGKIKAMFR from the coding sequence TTGAGAATTCTGGTTGTCGCATGTGTTCTCTGCTCTGTTCTCCTCACTCCGTTGACTGCCACCGCTCGCACTTGGCTCGTTAGACAGGACGGTAGTAGGGACTGCACCATCATCCAGGCCTGTGTCGATTCGGCTCAGACCGGAGATTCAGTCTTGGTCTATCCTGGAACCTACGAGGAACACGTCACCGTCAGTCGTGCGATATATCTTGTGGGTCAATCGGGAAGTTCGGTCACAATTATTGACGGCACAAACACCGGGCGCTGCATTCTTCTGGACCGAATTGCTTCGCCCGGAATCGTGATCAAAGGTTTCACCATCCGGAACGGCGAGCTTATGGACTACCCCGGAACGTTCGAGACGGCAAACGGAGCCGGAATCTTTTCTAGGGGTTCTGCGGGTCTTGTCGCAGAGTGCGTGCTTGAGTACATCGCGGGCAAGAGTATCGGTTGCGACGAGACGTCTGCTATGACTATTGAAAACAACATCATGCGGGAGAATTACACCACTTACATTGAACCTCCATATCCAGTCTCTGGTGGCGGCGTGATCACCCGCTCGTCAAACACCGTGATTCAAGACAACACATTCTACAACAACGTAGAGGCAGATGTTGTTGTTCAGGACTCTTCCCCCCAGGTGGTTCGCAACAGGTTGCTGGGCACCGCACAACTCGGAGGAATCATAGGTGACGCAAACGCATACATTGCTGAGAATCTGATCACGGGCTGTTTGAACCCCGTACACCTTTCGCTTACCCCAGTATTCACTCGTAACACGGTTGTTAACAACAGGGGTACCGGTATTGAACTTGATTTCGGTGCGAGCCCGGTGATATCCAATAACATTGTGGCTGGGAACGCTGAAGGAATTGACTGTCACTATGGATCCCCTTCGCTTTCTTGCAACGACGTGTGGAACAACGCAACCAATTACTACGGGTGCACTGGTACCGGTGCCGACTTCCATCTTGATCCTCAGTTTTGCGATGCTGCGGGAGGCAACTTCCATCTGAATTGCACTTCGCCTTGTGCAAACTACTCCGGTTGCGGGCAGGTCGGGGCTTATGGTGTTGCCTGCGGCTCGACTGCGGTAGAAGAGACCACCTGGGGAAAAATCAAAGCCATGTTCCGCTAG
- a CDS encoding tyrosine-type recombinase/integrase, with the protein MKLSTTIKRFDTQLRADGKSERTQQAYLRDLGKLKCWLKRDVEVSIITPDTLARFLANGNGEPTSPLTINRTKTALRVFFRFLTDADYLNDNPARLIRSTPTDRRVPSYLSIDEARKLLSTIANSDSALAKRDHSMFSVLLSTGIRLGSLVGLNVSHLNLAQRTIAIRAKGGRQETVFLNPQLCRLLAHHIMAQTADNTSSLFCSRNGGRLGTRQVQLRFHHWLKAASITKPLSVHSLRHTFATRLYSKTGDLRLVQRALGHKRITTTEIYARVEDKALRKALEKLSL; encoded by the coding sequence ATGAAGCTCTCGACAACGATCAAACGCTTTGACACGCAGCTCCGGGCAGACGGCAAGAGCGAGCGCACGCAGCAGGCTTACTTGCGAGACCTGGGCAAGCTGAAGTGCTGGCTCAAGCGAGATGTCGAGGTCAGCATCATCACTCCTGACACGCTCGCACGCTTCCTAGCCAATGGGAACGGCGAGCCAACGTCCCCTCTCACCATCAACAGAACCAAGACTGCGCTCAGGGTGTTCTTCCGCTTCCTCACCGACGCAGACTATTTGAACGATAACCCGGCAAGGTTGATTCGCTCGACACCAACTGACAGGAGAGTGCCGAGCTACTTGTCTATCGACGAAGCGAGGAAACTGCTCAGCACAATTGCCAACTCCGACAGCGCCCTTGCCAAGAGAGACCACAGCATGTTCTCGGTGCTCCTTAGCACCGGCATCAGACTCGGCTCGCTGGTTGGCCTGAACGTCAGCCACCTGAATCTTGCCCAGCGGACCATCGCCATCAGAGCCAAAGGTGGGCGACAAGAGACGGTGTTCCTCAACCCGCAGCTTTGCCGACTGCTTGCGCACCATATCATGGCTCAAACGGCTGACAACACCTCGTCGCTGTTCTGCTCCCGTAACGGCGGCAGGCTTGGCACACGCCAAGTCCAGCTCAGGTTCCATCACTGGCTCAAAGCAGCAAGCATCACAAAGCCGCTCTCAGTCCACTCCTTGCGTCACACCTTTGCCACCCGGCTCTACTCCAAGACAGGCGACCTGCGTCTGGTGCAGCGAGCCCTCGGCCACAAGCGCATTACCACTACCGAGATCTACGCCCGGGTGGAGGACAAGGCTTTGAGGAAGGCGCTTGAGAAGCTTTCTCTTTGA
- a CDS encoding PQQ-binding-like beta-propeller repeat protein — protein sequence MRLVSLWVFVLLMLWPVLGLQLDLGQALEAAEESNPKAPVGSTGQSVVSLPDSLLVQPSLLWTRRFDEIEGVTMSIDGSRVLVTTGLDVGGEHVNKRHIVSRQGEEIGTSMGKGGVLSGDGKRVIGVAAVEDLQGKTLELLEGSPIESGEEEWVIYSPARDYFAVEPSYEADHAFLRVYDARTGELLWKMDGPEHTFLTASFCSEETLAAYTEGKVSLYDVRTGKKYWEKFLWLVGESASYPAQLATSPSGQIAALLHKSAYLPSESYSKRESRIYSLSRGGDVRWEYKCSKWGWLAISPDGRYVAAHFGETLFLFDNDTGHVLWQRGFDFMYPPQGAAFSADDKVLFIAGYLSGDERRYKTQANGAGKELTWTKSTLYAFDVQGNVVWRRPVEAVVGDVDLEVLVGGNYLLVRDMDDLHMFDVSKLTARAVGGRSHEK from the coding sequence ATGAGGCTCGTATCTCTCTGGGTGTTCGTTCTTCTTATGTTGTGGCCTGTGCTTGGGCTGCAGCTCGACCTAGGGCAAGCGCTGGAGGCAGCAGAAGAGTCAAACCCCAAGGCGCCTGTTGGTAGCACTGGACAGAGCGTAGTCTCTCTGCCGGACAGTTTGCTGGTCCAACCATCGCTTCTCTGGACAAGGAGGTTTGACGAGATCGAGGGCGTCACGATGTCCATTGATGGCAGCCGGGTTTTGGTTACCACTGGGCTGGACGTTGGCGGGGAGCACGTGAACAAGAGGCACATAGTGAGCAGGCAAGGAGAGGAAATCGGGACGAGCATGGGCAAGGGAGGTGTGCTATCTGGGGATGGGAAGCGGGTTATCGGAGTGGCAGCAGTTGAAGACTTACAGGGCAAGACCCTCGAATTGCTTGAAGGAAGCCCTATCGAGTCCGGCGAGGAGGAATGGGTAATCTATTCTCCAGCTAGGGATTACTTCGCTGTAGAGCCTAGCTATGAGGCAGACCATGCGTTCTTGAGAGTGTACGACGCCAGGACAGGAGAGCTCTTGTGGAAGATGGACGGGCCTGAGCATACGTTCCTTACCGCTTCGTTCTGTTCAGAGGAGACGCTTGCAGCATACACCGAAGGTAAGGTCAGCTTGTATGATGTGAGGACCGGGAAGAAGTACTGGGAGAAGTTCCTGTGGCTGGTAGGGGAGTCGGCCAGCTACCCCGCGCAACTAGCCACGTCACCATCTGGACAGATTGCCGCCTTGTTGCACAAGTCCGCGTATCTGCCATCCGAATCATACAGTAAGCGAGAGTCTAGAATTTACTCTCTAAGCAGGGGTGGCGATGTGCGCTGGGAGTACAAGTGCTCCAAGTGGGGATGGCTGGCGATCTCGCCTGATGGAAGATATGTTGCAGCCCACTTTGGAGAGACCCTGTTCCTTTTCGACAACGACACGGGTCACGTCCTGTGGCAAAGGGGATTCGATTTCATGTATCCGCCGCAGGGGGCCGCATTCTCAGCCGACGACAAGGTTCTCTTCATAGCGGGATATCTCTCAGGCGATGAGAGAAGGTATAAGACACAAGCGAATGGCGCTGGGAAAGAGCTCACGTGGACGAAGAGCACTCTCTATGCGTTCGATGTGCAGGGCAATGTTGTGTGGAGAAGGCCGGTGGAGGCTGTGGTAGGGGACGTGGATCTGGAGGTACTGGTGGGGGGTAACTACTTACTCGTGAGGGACATGGACGACCTACATATGTTCGATGTCTCGAAGCTCACGGCTCGAGCCGTGGGGGGCCGGAGCCATGAGAAATAG